In Candidatus Electrothrix scaldis, the genomic window TATCTTTTGTTGAGTTATTTTTTACATTTTCAAGAAGTATTTCTGGGTTTGAAGTAAATGGGCTAGAAAAATAAACTTTTACATTAGGGTTCCCATTAACAACCTGCTCTATTTTTTGCTGAAGGAGTATTCCACGGTAACTGTCTTCAATTTTATGCGCTTCATCAACAACAAAAATGTCAACAGGCAAGTTTGGACATTCGCACAAAAACCAATGTAATCTTTCCTGTGTGAAGACAAAAATATTTGATATTTTTTCATTATCAATGTTTTGAGGAACAGTGGTGACATTAACTGCGGATAAGTTATATTTTGAAAGCAGTTCTCTTAAATCACTTTCTACTTGGCTTATAAGGGCTCGAGTTGGAACGACATAAATTATATTAGTTTGTTTTTGAAGAAGTTTTTCTATTAAAATGTTACATAGAATAAATGATTTACCTGCTGATGTTGGTGCTGAAATACTTATCGAATCATTTTTTGACTGGCAAATATAAACATCATTTTGAAAACGATTTAATTGAATTACAGTTTCTTCTAAAATTATAGAATTGCAAAATGTAAGCCTATCATTCTGAAGTTTTAGCGTAAATGGTAAATTGTTTTGAAAATCTTGTTCAAGATAATTTCTTTCAATTGCTAATTGAACAGCTGGGTTATTTGTTAAGCTTAACAAAATAACAGCAGCCGCTTCTTTTTGCAGGGCACTTGTTGACCTCTCTAATATCACGGTTTGACTTATTCTAAGTGATGCATCTAAGTGTTCATTCTTTTTAGAATATGCCAGTGCGCTTGCAATACTAATTATGTTATTCCAGTCAATTGTACCTAAAAGTTCATTCTCTGAATAATTCCAGTCTATATTCTCAATTGTACGACAAACAGATAAGATGATAACAGCGTCAAACTGCTTCCTGAAGCTTTTTAGATTATATAGTTTGTCAGCTAGCATTATTGAACTTCACTCAAAAAGTAACTTCTGAAATCCTCAACAGAAGGAAAAGGCATCAAAAATATATGCATTTCTTTTAGTGGTAATTTGGGGCGTCCCTTGATCTTTCCCTCGAGAGTTTTGTACCACTCTGATACTTTTTCGTTAATTGTTGCCTTTATTTCTTCACTTGACTTTATTATTCCCTTTGATTCGTAAACTTTACGATCAAACCCAATGAAGCAAACTGCTTTATATTCAATATCATTAGACAACGAATCATCCTTGTCAAAATAACGAACTAGCAAATTTTCTAGTTTTTCATCATTAACATTTGCATTAATATTTGAAGTTATCAGTTCTATGTCTCTTTCTTGTACGGATTTGGACGATTGAGAATCTAATAAAAATCATTTTACGCTATCTAAGCAATCATCCATTGCTTTAGACATACTTCGGTACATTTTTGACTCTCCCCAGTAAAGGTTTAGTCTATTAGTTTGCTTGTCATACTTTACATGAACTCCATCGGCACCTTGGTAATGAACTTTTCCAGAGGTCTTAAGCGCCATTTTACTTATTAGTTGAGGGAGTTTTAGATACTCAAGTACTAAAATATATAGAAGTATCTCTCCTCCTTCCCCGGTTTTTTCTAAATCTGTAAAAAGAGAATTTGCTTTCTTCTTCAGTGTTATAATTTTAGAAGTTGAACCTGTATCACGTAAAAATTTACTAGCTTTATCTATCTCTTTTTTAGGTATTGCATAATCGATAAGTTTTGTATCAATGAATTCAACAAGATCTTTTAGCCTCAAGTTCCCATTGGCATCAACCTTTAGTCCATAGCAGTAACCTTTGCTCTTTGTTCCTTCAATTTCAAATTCGAATGATATTTGTTCAATTCTCGATTTTATTTCGCCAATTGTCCCCACTAAAAGATTATCAATTGCTTTTTCTATTCTATTCATCTCGTTAGCCTATCATGATGGACATATAGTGGGTTTGTGGAAGAGTATAACAGTATTAATAAGTGGAAACTTTCCATGCTATTGACAGTAATAGTTCACGGTATTTTCCACTTATCACGCTATACAGCGTCTAACATGGAAAAGCCTTACTGACTCTCTCCTCCCCCTCCATCTTCCGAACTTCCCCCAGCTCCACGCGACCTCTTCTTCCTATCACTCAACCGGGTGCCACCTGCCATCTCGTACTCATTGCTATCCCTGCCATACTTCACTTTCACTCCAGAAAGCATCTGCGAAGACATATCACGAAGATCCTTTTCATCTGCCCTGAAATTATTGCCCCCCGCATCAGCCTGGGCCAACTGCCCGTTATAGGTATTCTCGGATGTCTGTGTTTTGTTTATCTGGGCTTCAAAAGCAGCAACAGTGAGATTATTGCCTAAATCCAGATCAGGATCAATTGCCTTGAGATTAGCGAGACGTTTAAGGGCTTCGGCGATAACGCGGGATGATTTTCGTTGGTAGGCCATGAGACTTCCTCCTTTATAAAGAATTTTATCTTGGAAAAAAGAAGATTTGCAAGGGGCAATAAATCTGCTTAGCGCCTTTTTCGCTGTCTGTCAAGAAATATCAAGGGGATTTATCAAGAGGAACAAGAGAGATAGAGCCATTTCCCCTTCTGCGACAGGAAAATTTCACGATCAAACACACCCCCGTAAAACAACACCCAAGCCTTGCTGTTCAAACAGGCTTTCTGTTGATCGATGACAACCTTCCTGTAAGAGCAAACAACATTTTATTGGCTATCACGAACCTTCTGTCAGTAATAAACAACCTTCTCTTGATAGCTGCGAACCTTTTGTCAATAACAAATAACCTTCTGTTAAGAGCAAACAACCTTTTGTCGGTAACCAACAACCTTCTGTTTAAAGCAAACAACCTTGTGTTTGTTACCAATAACCTTCTCTTGATAACAAACAATCCTTTGTTCGCTATTAACAACCTTGTGTTTGCTCTTTTGAACTCTCTTGCAGAAATACAAGAATCTTTGATAACAGCATGTTATTCTGCGGAAGGAAGCTGCTGAAGCTGGGGAAGGGAAAGGGTAAAGCTGGTGATGCCTTTCTTGGGGGGATCAAGCACCAGGCGTCCCTTATGCGCACGGGTAATCTCCAGGGAGAGCGATAAACCCAAGCCGGAACCGGGAACCCGATCATTGCGCGATTGATCCACCCGGTAAAAGCGATCAAAGATCCGCTGCCGATCCTGCGGTGGAATTTGCGGCCCGGTATTTGCCACCCGAAAATGAACCACACCTTTGCGACTTGCCAGGCGAAAGTAAATCACCCCCTTCTCCGCAAGGTTATATTTAATCGCATTGGAGACCATATTCTGCACCACCTGCCGAATCAGCTCGGGATCAGCGTTGACCAGCAAGCCGGACTGGATGCGCTGGTCAATACGCAGCTGCGGCGCCATAATCTCCACATCCTCCAGCATGGACTCGACCATGTTGCTCATATTCACCGGCTCAAGCGAGAGCTCCAGCCTACCCGCATCCGCCCGAGAAAGGATCAGCAGCTTACGAACAATGGTCTTTAGCCGTTGCACCTCTTCCAGCAGCTCGCTGCTCCGTTGCTGTTCCGCAGAGCCCGCCTCACTATGGCGCACTGCATCATCCAGCATTCCCTGGAGGACGGTCAACGGGGTCTGGAGTTCATGGGCTGCATCCGCACTAAAGCGAACCGCCTGCTGAAATCCTCCTTCCAGGCGATCCAACATGGCATTAATCACATTGAT contains:
- a CDS encoding DEAD/DEAH box helicase, coding for MLADKLYNLKSFRKQFDAVIILSVCRTIENIDWNYSENELLGTIDWNNIISIASALAYSKKNEHLDASLRISQTVILERSTSALQKEAAAVILLSLTNNPAVQLAIERNYLEQDFQNNLPFTLKLQNDRLTFCNSIILEETVIQLNRFQNDVYICQSKNDSISISAPTSAGKSFILCNILIEKLLQKQTNIIYVVPTRALISQVESDLRELLSKYNLSAVNVTTVPQNIDNEKISNIFVFTQERLHWFLCECPNLPVDIFVVDEAHKIEDSYRGILLQQKIEQVVNGNPNVKVYFSSPFTSNPEILLENVKNNSTKDKVNTQFVAVNQNLIYATQVPRKVDKWKLSLCLIDKSIDLGVITLQNRPNGEFKKMAFVANSFSNNGTGNIIYSNGAAESEKIALT